Proteins from a genomic interval of Crassostrea angulata isolate pt1a10 chromosome 7, ASM2561291v2, whole genome shotgun sequence:
- the LOC128193051 gene encoding Golgi-associated plant pathogenesis-related protein 1-like: MQKSTSTKTSTSTKNGKTVKTTVKEETTIYPDGRKEVKTTTTIDDGGNISEEVSTSVSQGQPSPSGGSGTSVASKPANGSQGNQTLDECNQDALKAHNELRAKHGVPPVTLAKDLQEYAQKWAEHMAGKNDFNHSNCKLNGQSIGENIAYTGSSRPTDYAGKDFTQSWYSEIKDHKFDKDSQSGTGHFTQVVWKGTTEVGFGKAKSVDGCKVYVCGSYRPAGNMIGDFKNNVFPPK; this comes from the exons ATGCAGAAATCTACAAGCACTAAAACTTCGACAAGCACGAAGAATGGGAAGACGGTGAAAACAACAGTGAAAGAGGAAACCACCATCTACCCTGACGGACGGAAGGAAGTCAAGACGACGACAACGATCGACGACGGCGGGAACATCTCAGAGGAAGTTAGTACCTCTGTTAGCCAGGGCCAG cCATCGCCATCTGGTGGGTCCGGAACATCAGTGGCCTCCAAGCCTGCCAATGGCTCGCAAGGGAACCAGACTTTGGATGAATGCAACCAAGATGCCCTGAAAGCTCACAATGAACTGAGGGCTAAACATGGAGTACCCCCGGTCACACTGGCAAAG GATCTTCAAGAATACGCTCAAAAATGGGCCGAACATATGGCTGGTAAGAACGATTTTAATCACAGTAATTGCAAGCTGAACGGACAGAGCATCGGGGAGAACATTGCCTACACTGGATCCTCACGACCCACGGATTATGCAG GAAAAGATTTCACTCAGTCATGGTACAGCGAAATAAAAGACCACAAATTTGACAAAGACAGCCAAAGTGGGACAG GCCACTTTACTCAAGTTGTCTGGAAAGGAACGACGGAGGTGGGCTTTGGCAAGGCCAAGTCAGTGGATGGCTGCAAAGTGTATGTGTGCGGGAGTTACCGTCCCGCCGGAAATATGATAGGAGATTTCAAGAACAACGTTTTCCCACCAAAATAA